A single region of the Salvia splendens isolate huo1 chromosome 18, SspV2, whole genome shotgun sequence genome encodes:
- the LOC121777924 gene encoding E3 ubiquitin-protein ligase WAV3-like: MGGEGGGASRKFRRAAKKIFVQTCGSFCHRQHPATSASATTISPNYACSPENPTTSISCKKMTTTAAAAAHTDTGPSSNKTLCAICLDPLNYSSGTGPGQAIFTAQCSHAFHFACISSNVRHGSVTCPICRANWTQLPRNLNARCSLHSPKPDPILQILDDSIANSRVHRRSFLRSARYDDDDPIDPDHTPANYPRLHLSLAPSNVSSPSNGGIPIPLFCSASPTTSSMDSCLRVRLSHQPATDLVLVASPNGPHLRLMKQAMALVVFSLRPMDRLAIVTYSSAAARVFPLRRMTSYGKRTALQVIDRMFYMGQADPMEGLKKGAKILEDRVHKNVLSSILHLTDTPSSACHRFDTEVGVAVHRFHVGFGFGESSGFIMHQFEEFLVRMLGGAVKDVQMRIDQGARMIRIEELRGGEERNIPVYLADCGPVRVEYSYTEGGGDGECVRRGEAVVADRGDESGDGVEIGGRMSSGESWDFHDPFMARRWAKHLHGYRL; the protein is encoded by the exons ATGGGCGGAGAAGGTGGTGGCGCTTCCCGGAAATTCAGGAGAGCCGCCAAGAAAATATTTGTTCAGACATGTGGATCTTTCTGCCACAGACAGCATCCCGCTACCTCTGCCTCTGCCACAACT ATTTCTCCGAATTATGCTTGCTCGCCGGAAAATCCGACGACGAGCATTTCTTGTAAGAAGATGACGACGACGGCCGCTGCTGCTGCCCATACCGATACTGGTCCCTCTTCTAATAAG ACATTGTGCGCCATATGTCTTGACCCTCTAAACTACAGCTCCGGGACTGGCCCGGGCCAGGCGATCTTCACGGCCCAGTGCTCACACGCCTTCCATTTCGCGTGCATTTCCTCGAACGTGCGCCACGGCAGCGTCACCTGCCCCATCTGCCGCGCCAACTGGACTCAGCTCCCCCGCAACCTGAACGCCCGATGCTCCCTCCACTCCCCCAAGCCCGACCCCATCCTCCAGATCCTCGACGACTCCATCGCCAACTCCCGCGTCCACAGGCGATCCTTCCTCCGCTCTGCTCGCTACGACGACGACGACCCCATCGACCCCGACCACACGCCCGCCAACTATCCACGCCTCCATCTCTCCCTCGCTCCGTCTaatgtttcttcgccctcaaatGGAGGGATTCCGATTCCCCTGTTTTGCTCTGCCTCACCTACCACTAGCAGCATGGATTCTTGTCTCCGTGTGAGGCTTTCTCACCAGCCCGCGACGGATTTAGTCCTGGTCGCGAGCCCCAACGGCCCGCACCTGAGGCTGATGAAGCAGGCGATGGCCTTGGTCGTTTTCTCGCTCCGGCCCATGGACCGTTTAGCTATCGTGACGTACTCCTCTGCTGCTGCGCGCGTCTTCCCCCTGAGGCGCATGACCTCGTACGGGAAGAGGACCGCGTTGCAAGTCATCGACCGGATGTTCTACATGGGGCAGGCGGACCCGATGGAGGGGCTCAAGAAAGGGGCGAAGATACTCGAGGACCGTGTCCACAAGAACGTGCTATCTAGCATCCTGCATCTGACCGACACCCCTTCGAGCGCCTGCCATCGGTTTGACACGGAAGTTGGAGTCGCGGTCCACCGGTTCCATGTGGGGTTCGGGTTTGGGGAATCGAGCGGGTTCATCATGCACCAGTTCGAGGAGTTTTTGGTGAGGATGCTGGGAGGGGCAGTGAAGGACGTGCAGATGAGGATCGATCAGGGGGCGAGGATGATTAGGATCGAGGAGCTGAGAGGGGGCGAGGAGAGGAACATACCGGTGTATTTGGCGGATTGTGGGCCCGTGCGCGTGGAGTACAGCTACACGGAAGGCGGGGGTGATGGGGAGTGCGTGAGACGAGGCGAGGCCGTTGTAGCGGATAGAGGAGATGAGAGTGGGGATGGTGTGGAGATAGGTGGGAGGATGAGCAGTGGTGAGAGCTGGGATTTCCATGATCCTTTCATGGCTAGAAGATGGGCTAAACATTTGCATGGTTATAGGCTTTAG
- the LOC121777576 gene encoding protein PHR1-LIKE 3-like, whose translation MFPRLIQPCDSSSLLAQENINAAYGQRAAGDPCLVLTSDPKPRLRWTADLHERFVDAVTQLGGAGKATPKAIMRTMGVKGLTLFHLKSHLQKYRLGKQSGKELGEASKDGAYLLDSPRASISPQDLQASDINEGYAVKEALRAQMEVQSKLHLQVEAEKHLQIRQEAERRYLAMLERACKMLADQILGTTVTNDDGDGYQGKGAKASPNVSQNPHVSSYPSQCADELGVPGTVELTTPNLHQQQRGDCSTESCLTSHESPVGLPPEGSPPQGKRALLNVDSTNNSFIWGGESDGYAPDLQMVRVGSHGIAGCGV comes from the exons ATGTTTCCCAGGTTGATTCAGCCCTGCGACTCCTCCTCCTTGCTCGCCCAGGAAAACATCAACGCCGCCTACGGTCAACGCGCCGCCGGCGACCCCTGCCTCGTCCTCACCTCCGACCCCAAGCCCCGCCTCCGCTGGACCGCCGACCTCCACGAGCGCTTCGTCGACGCCGTCACTCAGCTTGGAGGCGCCGGCA AGGCCACTCCTAAGGCTATAATGCGTACAATGGGTGTTAAGGGCTTGACTTTGTTTCACTTGAAGAGTCATCTCCAG AAATACAGATTAGGAAAGCAGTCTGGGAAGGAACTTGGTGAGGCTTCGAAAGATG GTGCGTACCTTTTGGACAGCCCTCGTGCCAGCATCTCTCCTCAAGACTTACAGGCATCCGACATTAATGA GGGTTACGCAGTGAAGGAAGCGTTAAGAGCGCAAATGGAAGTTCAGAGCAAACTGCATTTGCAAGTTGAA GCTGAAAAGCATTTGCAGATCCGTCAAGAAGCCGAGAGAAGATACTTGGCCATGCTCGAAAGAGCCTGCAAGATGCTGGCTGATCAGATTCTTGGAACAACAGTGACAAACGACGATGGAGATGGGTATCAAGGGAAAGGAGCAAAGGCGTCGCCTAATGTCTCCCAAAATCCACACGTATCATCATATCCTTCGCAGTGCGCAGACGAGCTGGGAGTCCCTGGCACTGTGGAATTGACCACCCCCAATCTCCATCAGCAGCAACGCGGTGATTGCTCCACCGAAAGCTGCCTGACTTCCCACGAGAGTCCTGTTGGGCTGCCTCCGGAAGGGTCGCCTCCCCAGGGAAAGAGGGCACTGCTGAACGTGGATTCGACAAATAACTCGTTCATATGGGGCGGCGAATCGGATGGGTATGCACCTGATTTACAGATGGTAAGAGTTGGTTCACATGGAATTGCAGGATGTGGTGTATAA
- the LOC121776331 gene encoding myb family transcription factor PHL7-like has translation MDPISGSNSGSSNQNLASKQRLRWTHELHERFVDAVAQLDGPDRATPKGVLRVMGVQGLTIYHVKSHLQKYRLAKYLPDSSSDGKKADKKESGDMLPGLDGSSGMQITEALKLQMEVQKRLHEQLEVQRQLQLRIEAQGKYLKKIIEEQQRISGVLSEAPGSGAPAPQTDDVFPESDNKTDPTTPPPTCESPFVEPANEHASAKSFSLDESLSSHHEPQTPDSGCHGTSPVEDGPNGRPVKRKRGSSDVEFTKQEMAISHSILESSLNSPYQQPHPLFLSSGQFNHSSELPIGNENQLEKLSGNM, from the exons ATGGATCCTATCAGTGGATCTAACAGTGGGAGCAGTAATCAAAATTTGGCCTCTAAGCAGCGGCTCCGTTGGACACATGAGCTTCATGAACGGTTTGTTGATGCTGTAGCGCAGCTTGACGGGCCAGATC GAGCTACTCCTAAAGGTGTTCTCAGAGTTATGGGAGTTCAAGGGCTAACAATTTATCATGTAAAAAGCCACTTGCAG AAGTACCGGCTGGCTAAGTATCTTCCAGATTCTTCTTCTGATG GGAAAAAAGCTGATAAGAAAGAATCTGGCGACATGCTTCCCGGTTTGGATGGTTCTTC TGGAATGCAAATAACTGAAGCGCTCAAACTGCAAATGGAGGTCCAAAAGCGACTGCATGAGCAATTAGAG GTGCAAAGACAGCTACAGTTACGGATCGAAGCCCAAGGAAagtacttaaaaaaaattattgaagaaCAGCAGCGCATCAGTGGAGTTCTTTCAGAAGCGCCTGGCTCAGGGGCTCCTGCTCCTCAGACAGATGATGTTTTCCCAGAATCCGATAACAAAACTGATCCCACAACCCCGCCTCCAACATGTGAATCGCCTTTTGTGGAGCCTGCCAACGAACATGCTTCTGCAAAGAGTTTTTCTCTGGATGAATCCTTGTCCTCTCATCACGAGCCTCAGACCCCTGATTCTGGCTGTCATGGAACTTCACCAGTCGAGGATGGCCCTAACGGGAGACCTGTGAAGAGGAAACGCGGGAGCAGTGATGTGGAGTTTACCAAGCAAGAAATGGCTATCTCCCATTCAATACTGGAGTCGAGCTTGAACTCTCCTTACCAACAGCCGCATCCCCTTTTCTTATCAAGTGGGCAGTTCAATCATTCATCAGAACTGCCCATTGGCAATGAAAACCAATTGGAAAAGCTCTCCGGTAATATGTGA
- the LOC121776330 gene encoding uncharacterized protein LOC121776330 isoform X1, which produces MIDQFINFVIRPPRADYNPDQYLWEKEFTLAGRKYKREDVELSNERGHTLRCSHYSPSQVPDDSPLPCVIYCHGNSGCRADANEAAVVLLPSNITVFTLDFSGSGLSDGDYVSLGWHEKNDLKIVISYLRSNEKVSRIGLWGRSMGAVTSLLYGAEDPSIAGMVLDSAFSNLFNLMLELADVYKIRLPKFTVKMGLQYMRRVIQKKAKFDITRLDCIQVAPKTFIPALFGHAKDDKFIQPQHSDAIFNLYAGDKNIIKFDGDHNSSRPQFYYDSVSIFFYSVLHPPHPPSSYSTKIEKYYDLEDVKVGAGVEENILYEIIAGLQNVSADAPSSSAVPHSLSSTKSVGELLSDIAPVCNDALTSEEADLKILSGSCTSPQEDKQTGQNEECCSYTSSNRESWGRCSFLGSDDLPSMETSISNSDQTTIKVLATPLRNSEQNTLESPKDDTKKKKKNKASSSTKKSKREKFEKLEALSQRIRLCILKRVNHRRNCSM; this is translated from the exons ATGATCGaccaatttattaattttgtcattAGGCCACCTAG GGCTGATTACAACCCAGATCAATATCTATGGGAAAAGGAATTTACTCTTGCAGGAAGAAAGTACAAGAGAGAAGATGTGGAG CTTAGTAATGAAAGGGGTCATACCTTAAGATGTAGCCATTACTCTCCTTCACAAGTCCCAGATGATTCACCTCTCCCTTGTGTTATATATTGCCACGGAAACAG TGGATGTCGGGCAGATGCAAATGAAGCAGCTGTAGTTCTTCTGCCTTCAAATATCACAGTGTTCACCCTTGATTTCTCAGGTTCTGGCTTGTCTGATGGTGATTATGTTAGTCTTGGTTGGCACGAG AAAAATGACCTCAAGATTGTGATATCATATTTGAGGAGCAATGAGAAAGTATCTCGCATTGGCCTTTGGGGAAGATCGATGGGTGCAGTAACAAG CCTTCTTTATGGAGCAGAAGACCCTTCCATAGCTGGAATGGTGCTGGACAGTGCCTTCTCTAATTTGTTCAATCTGATGCTGGAACTTGCAGATGTGTACAAAATCCGACTCCCCAAATTCACA GTTAAGATGGGTCTTCAGTACATGCGAAGAGTAATACAGAAGAAGGCCAAATTTGATATCACACGGCTTGATTGCATACAG GTTGCTCCCAAGACATTTATTCCTGCTTTGTTTGGGCATGCAAAAGATGACAAATTTATTCAACCTCAGCATTCTGATGCTATCTTTAATTTGTATGCG GGGgataaaaatataatcaaattcGACGGCGACCACAACTCATCGAGGCCTCAATTTTATTATGATTCTGTGTCTATTTTTTTCTACAGCGTCCTCCATCCTCCTCACCCTCCATCTTCATATTCAACTAAGATTGAGAAATACTATGATCTGGAAGATGTTAAAGTTGGTGCTGGTGTGGAAGAG AATATCTTGTATGAGATAATAGCCGGGCTTCAAAATGTTAGTGCTGATGCACCTAGCTCTTCTGCTGTACCTCATAGCCTTTCATCTACAAAATCTGTGGGGGAACTACTCTCTGACATAGCACCTGTCTGTAAT GATGCTTTGACTTCGGAAGAAGCCGATCTCAAGATTCTCAGCGGCAGTTGCACATCACCTCAAGAG GACAAGCAAACTGGCCAAAACGAAGAGTGTTGCTCCTACACGAGCTCAAATAGAGAAAGTTGGGGAAGATGCTCGTTCCTGGGCAGTGATGATCTACCTTCTATGGAGACAAGCATCAGCAACTCCGATCAG ACAACTATAAAGGTCCTTGCCACGCCTCTTCGAAATTCAGAACAAAATACATTGGAGTCTCCAAAGGATGAcacaaagaagaagaaaaagaacaaAGCTAGCTCAAGCACAAAGAAGTCGAAACGGGAGAAATTTGAAAAGCTGGAGGCATTGAGCCAGCGCATTCGTCTTTGCATCTTGAAGAGAGTTAATCATCGGAGAAACTGCTCGATGTGA
- the LOC121776330 gene encoding uncharacterized protein LOC121776330 isoform X2, translating into MWRQLSNERGHTLRCSHYSPSQVPDDSPLPCVIYCHGNSGCRADANEAAVVLLPSNITVFTLDFSGSGLSDGDYVSLGWHEKNDLKIVISYLRSNEKVSRIGLWGRSMGAVTSLLYGAEDPSIAGMVLDSAFSNLFNLMLELADVYKIRLPKFTVKMGLQYMRRVIQKKAKFDITRLDCIQVAPKTFIPALFGHAKDDKFIQPQHSDAIFNLYAGDKNIIKFDGDHNSSRPQFYYDSVSIFFYSVLHPPHPPSSYSTKIEKYYDLEDVKVGAGVEENILYEIIAGLQNVSADAPSSSAVPHSLSSTKSVGELLSDIAPVCNDALTSEEADLKILSGSCTSPQEDKQTGQNEECCSYTSSNRESWGRCSFLGSDDLPSMETSISNSDQTTIKVLATPLRNSEQNTLESPKDDTKKKKKNKASSSTKKSKREKFEKLEALSQRIRLCILKRVNHRRNCSM; encoded by the exons ATGTGGAGGCAA CTTAGTAATGAAAGGGGTCATACCTTAAGATGTAGCCATTACTCTCCTTCACAAGTCCCAGATGATTCACCTCTCCCTTGTGTTATATATTGCCACGGAAACAG TGGATGTCGGGCAGATGCAAATGAAGCAGCTGTAGTTCTTCTGCCTTCAAATATCACAGTGTTCACCCTTGATTTCTCAGGTTCTGGCTTGTCTGATGGTGATTATGTTAGTCTTGGTTGGCACGAG AAAAATGACCTCAAGATTGTGATATCATATTTGAGGAGCAATGAGAAAGTATCTCGCATTGGCCTTTGGGGAAGATCGATGGGTGCAGTAACAAG CCTTCTTTATGGAGCAGAAGACCCTTCCATAGCTGGAATGGTGCTGGACAGTGCCTTCTCTAATTTGTTCAATCTGATGCTGGAACTTGCAGATGTGTACAAAATCCGACTCCCCAAATTCACA GTTAAGATGGGTCTTCAGTACATGCGAAGAGTAATACAGAAGAAGGCCAAATTTGATATCACACGGCTTGATTGCATACAG GTTGCTCCCAAGACATTTATTCCTGCTTTGTTTGGGCATGCAAAAGATGACAAATTTATTCAACCTCAGCATTCTGATGCTATCTTTAATTTGTATGCG GGGgataaaaatataatcaaattcGACGGCGACCACAACTCATCGAGGCCTCAATTTTATTATGATTCTGTGTCTATTTTTTTCTACAGCGTCCTCCATCCTCCTCACCCTCCATCTTCATATTCAACTAAGATTGAGAAATACTATGATCTGGAAGATGTTAAAGTTGGTGCTGGTGTGGAAGAG AATATCTTGTATGAGATAATAGCCGGGCTTCAAAATGTTAGTGCTGATGCACCTAGCTCTTCTGCTGTACCTCATAGCCTTTCATCTACAAAATCTGTGGGGGAACTACTCTCTGACATAGCACCTGTCTGTAAT GATGCTTTGACTTCGGAAGAAGCCGATCTCAAGATTCTCAGCGGCAGTTGCACATCACCTCAAGAG GACAAGCAAACTGGCCAAAACGAAGAGTGTTGCTCCTACACGAGCTCAAATAGAGAAAGTTGGGGAAGATGCTCGTTCCTGGGCAGTGATGATCTACCTTCTATGGAGACAAGCATCAGCAACTCCGATCAG ACAACTATAAAGGTCCTTGCCACGCCTCTTCGAAATTCAGAACAAAATACATTGGAGTCTCCAAAGGATGAcacaaagaagaagaaaaagaacaaAGCTAGCTCAAGCACAAAGAAGTCGAAACGGGAGAAATTTGAAAAGCTGGAGGCATTGAGCCAGCGCATTCGTCTTTGCATCTTGAAGAGAGTTAATCATCGGAGAAACTGCTCGATGTGA